The genomic stretch GTGATTGTCATAGGCGATGTCGTCGGCGATCGCCGCGACCTGCGCCTCCAGCGAGGGCCAGGTCTCCAGTTCGAGCGGGAACTCGGCATCCGCCGCCGCCAGCGCCCATTCGGGCCGCGCGATCGGGCCATTATGCTTGGCCAGCCCCTCCAGCGTATCCCAGGTGAGGTTGAGCCCCCGCCACGCCGGATAGGGATGCTCGAGCATCGTCAGCGTGCGCAGCGTATGGCCATTATGGTCGAACCCGCCCACGCCCGCCAGCGCATGTTCGAGCGCGTCTTCGCCGGCATGGCCGAACGGCGGGTGGCCAATGTCGTGCGCCAGGCACAAGGCCTCGGTCAGGTCCTCGTTCAGCCCCAGCGCCCGCGCGATCGTCCGCCCGATCTGCGCGACTTCGAGGCTGTGCGTGAGCCGCACGCGGAAATGGTCGCCATCGGGCGCGAGGAACACCTGCGTCTTGTGCCGCAGCCGGCGGAAGCTGATCGAGTGGATCACGCGGTCGCGGTCGCGCTGGAACGCGTCGCGGGGCCCGCGCACTTCGCCGCCGGGCTCGGGATACAGCCGCCCGCGGCTCTGGCCGGGCATGCACGCCCAGGGTGCGTGACCGCTCATCGCCCCGCCCCGCCCCATTGCAATCGACTCACTTAACCTCCAGCCGCGTGATCTTCTGCCCGGCCTCGCTGGTGAACACGAACCCCGACAGGCCCGATTTGGCGATCGAGTTGACGAAAGCCTGCGCCTCGCCAGCG from Sphingomonas hengshuiensis encodes the following:
- a CDS encoding deoxyguanosinetriphosphate triphosphohydrolase, which translates into the protein MSGHAPWACMPGQSRGRLYPEPGGEVRGPRDAFQRDRDRVIHSISFRRLRHKTQVFLAPDGDHFRVRLTHSLEVAQIGRTIARALGLNEDLTEALCLAHDIGHPPFGHAGEDALEHALAGVGGFDHNGHTLRTLTMLEHPYPAWRGLNLTWDTLEGLAKHNGPIARPEWALAAADAEFPLELETWPSLEAQVAAIADDIAYDNHDIDDGLRAGLLTLDQMMALPMVADGWRRVEKQFPGVPAKRLVGELIRSQIGAMANDLIAATRARLDGSGIESVADVRAAGRCLAAFSDAMRDDERALKRFMYANLYHHPSQLAAAEAAHGVVAGLFAAYAADATLMPAEWRDALPAEEPWRSRHIADFIAGMTDRYAVTRYREAVGPIALPEGF